In Alistipes ihumii AP11, a genomic segment contains:
- a CDS encoding 2,3,4,5-tetrahydropyridine-2,6-dicarboxylate N-succinyltransferase, whose product MYENLKTTVERAWNDRELLRDEAVKSAIRETVDLLDRGELRTAEPLGDSRWQVNEWVKKAVILYFPICGMRVTEAGPMEFYDKLDLKTGYEKLGVRVVPHAAARYGAYLAPGVILMPSYVNIGAYVDEGTMVDTWATVGSCAQIGKHVHLSGGVGIGGVLEPVQAAPVIVEDGCFVGSRCIVVEGAHVCREAVLGAGTVITGSTRIIDVSGPEPKEYKGYVPPRSVVIPGSRAKRFPAGEYQVPCALIIGQRKASTDTKTSLNDALREFDVPV is encoded by the coding sequence ATGTACGAAAATCTGAAAACGACCGTCGAGCGGGCGTGGAACGACCGCGAACTGCTCCGCGACGAGGCGGTCAAAAGCGCGATACGCGAGACGGTCGATCTGCTCGACCGTGGAGAGCTCCGCACGGCCGAACCGCTGGGCGACAGCCGGTGGCAGGTCAACGAATGGGTCAAGAAGGCCGTGATCCTCTATTTCCCCATTTGCGGGATGCGGGTGACCGAAGCCGGCCCGATGGAATTTTACGACAAGCTGGACTTGAAGACCGGGTACGAGAAGCTCGGCGTCCGCGTCGTGCCGCACGCTGCGGCCCGTTACGGCGCCTATCTGGCTCCGGGCGTGATCCTGATGCCGTCCTATGTGAACATCGGCGCCTATGTCGACGAGGGGACGATGGTCGACACATGGGCGACGGTCGGCTCGTGCGCCCAGATCGGCAAGCACGTCCATTTGAGCGGAGGCGTCGGCATAGGCGGCGTGCTCGAGCCGGTACAGGCGGCGCCGGTGATCGTCGAGGACGGCTGTTTCGTCGGGAGCCGGTGCATCGTCGTCGAGGGAGCGCACGTCTGCCGCGAGGCGGTGCTCGGCGCCGGGACGGTCATCACAGGCTCGACGAGGATCATCGACGTGTCGGGGCCGGAGCCCAAGGAGTACAAGGGATACGTGCCGCCCCGCTCGGTCGTGATACCCGGCTCGCGCGCGAAGCGGTTCCCGGCCGGCGAGTATCAGGTTCCCTGCGCGCTGATCATCGGGCAGCGTAAGGCTTCGACCGATACGAAAACGTCGCTGAACGACGCGCTGCGCGAATTCGATGTGCCGGTATAG
- a CDS encoding RNA polymerase sigma factor, giving the protein MTVAEYDKCVSQYSDNLYRFALKSLRSDDEAKDIVQESFLRLWENREAVLGGKEKSYLFTVAYRLIVDRVRMGKRYTGDESVLRTSPAPGRPDYNGISELIDRFLDELPPLQKSLIMLRDYEGYSYREMAEMTRLSETQVKVYIFRARTALRRIIGDINNIL; this is encoded by the coding sequence ATGACCGTTGCCGAGTACGATAAATGTGTCAGTCAATATTCCGATAACCTTTACCGTTTCGCCCTGAAGTCGCTTCGAAGCGACGACGAGGCGAAGGACATCGTACAGGAGAGCTTTCTGAGGCTGTGGGAGAACCGGGAAGCCGTGCTCGGCGGTAAGGAAAAATCGTACCTGTTTACGGTGGCTTACCGGCTGATCGTGGATAGAGTTCGCATGGGAAAGCGCTATACGGGGGACGAGTCGGTGCTGCGTACGAGTCCGGCTCCGGGGCGACCTGACTACAACGGCATTTCGGAGCTGATAGACCGTTTTCTGGACGAGTTGCCCCCGTTGCAGAAGTCGCTGATCATGCTGAGGGACTACGAGGGCTACTCGTATCGCGAAATGGCCGAAATGACGCGGTTGTCGGAGACTCAGGTGAAAGTGTACATATTCAGGGCACGAACCGCGCTCAGGAGGATCATAGGGGATATAAACAACATACTGTAA
- the icd gene encoding NADP-dependent isocitrate dehydrogenase has product MKKIEVDGSGRLNVPDTVEIPFIEGDGVGAEITPVMQSVVDAAVGKAYGGRRQIEWKEVLAGEKAHKITGSWLPEETMQAFRDYRVGIKGPLTTPVGGGIRSLNVALRQELDLYVCLRPVRWFRGVVSPVKEPQKVDMHIFRENTEDIYAGIEWMAGTPEAEKFLKFLTEQMGVTKVRFPESSSFGVKPVSKEGSQRLVRSAIEYALERKLPSVTLVHKGNIMKFTEGGFKNWGYDVAESEFGDRTFTMRAYEAIKKESGSGAADEALSSAVAAGRLVVKDVIADAFLQNTLLVPQEYSVIATLNLNGDYISDQLAAMVGGIGIAPGANINFRTGHAIFEATHGTAPNIAGRNVVNPSSILLSAVMMLEYMGWTEAAAMITAAMERAFESGRATSDLARFMERGTPLGTVEFGREVTGNL; this is encoded by the coding sequence ATGAAGAAGATCGAAGTGGACGGATCGGGTAGACTGAACGTGCCCGATACGGTGGAGATTCCCTTTATCGAGGGAGACGGAGTCGGCGCCGAAATCACGCCGGTCATGCAGAGTGTCGTGGACGCGGCGGTAGGGAAAGCCTACGGCGGCCGCCGGCAGATCGAGTGGAAAGAGGTGCTGGCCGGCGAGAAAGCCCACAAGATAACGGGCAGTTGGTTGCCGGAGGAGACGATGCAGGCTTTCAGAGATTATCGGGTCGGCATCAAAGGGCCGCTGACCACGCCCGTCGGAGGCGGTATCCGCTCGTTGAACGTCGCGCTGCGGCAGGAGCTGGACTTGTACGTTTGCCTGCGCCCGGTGCGTTGGTTCCGGGGAGTGGTCTCTCCGGTCAAGGAGCCGCAGAAAGTCGATATGCATATTTTCCGCGAGAATACCGAGGATATTTATGCGGGCATCGAATGGATGGCCGGTACGCCCGAGGCGGAGAAATTCCTGAAATTCCTGACCGAACAGATGGGCGTGACGAAGGTGCGTTTCCCGGAGAGCTCGTCGTTCGGCGTGAAGCCCGTTTCAAAGGAGGGATCGCAGCGGCTGGTACGCTCCGCCATCGAGTATGCGCTCGAGCGGAAGTTGCCCTCGGTGACGCTCGTCCATAAAGGCAATATCATGAAATTTACGGAAGGCGGATTCAAGAACTGGGGCTACGACGTGGCCGAAAGCGAGTTCGGCGACCGGACCTTCACGATGCGCGCATACGAGGCGATCAAGAAGGAGAGCGGATCCGGAGCTGCCGACGAGGCGCTGAGCTCGGCCGTAGCGGCCGGGCGGCTGGTCGTCAAGGACGTGATCGCCGATGCCTTTCTGCAGAATACGCTGCTCGTGCCGCAGGAGTATTCGGTCATCGCGACGCTGAACCTGAACGGCGACTATATTTCCGACCAGTTGGCCGCCATGGTCGGCGGAATCGGCATCGCGCCCGGAGCCAACATCAATTTCCGGACGGGACACGCCATTTTCGAGGCAACGCACGGCACGGCGCCGAACATTGCCGGGCGTAACGTCGTGAATCCGTCCTCGATCCTGCTGTCGGCCGTCATGATGCTCGAGTACATGGGATGGACCGAGGCTGCCGCCATGATAACCGCCGCGATGGAACGGGCGTTCGAGAGCGGGCGCGCGACAAGCGACCTGGCTCGTTTCATGGAGAGGGGAACGCCGCTCGGCACGGTCGAGTTCGGCCGGGAAGTGACAGGTAATTTATAA
- the deoC gene encoding deoxyribose-phosphate aldolase, which translates to MEYSNTLTKFGAAPADAEIRAILADVQARLRTNGNEEVYRRCFRSIDLTSLGATDSHEHIERFVAKAVRFPGHYPDIENVASVCVYPVFVETAGLVIADSGMTITSVAGGFPSSQTYLEVKMLETAMAVENGADEIDVVISLGEMLSGEYDLMGNEIETLRNEVGDDVVLKVILESGVLARPELIHRAAVIAMEAGADFIKTSTGKAAVSATPEAAVVMCLAIREFAERTGRRVGFKAAGGISTPQDAVLYYTIVERILGPQWLTPALFRIGASSLAGNLLNAIVGREENYF; encoded by the coding sequence ATGGAATACAGCAATACCCTGACCAAGTTCGGAGCCGCTCCTGCGGATGCCGAGATACGAGCGATTCTGGCGGACGTGCAGGCGCGCCTGCGGACGAACGGCAACGAAGAGGTATACCGGCGGTGTTTCCGCAGCATCGACCTGACTTCGCTCGGGGCGACCGACTCGCACGAGCATATCGAGCGGTTCGTGGCCAAGGCCGTTCGTTTTCCCGGGCATTATCCGGACATAGAGAACGTGGCCTCGGTATGCGTCTATCCCGTTTTCGTCGAGACGGCGGGGCTGGTCATAGCCGACAGCGGTATGACGATCACGAGCGTAGCGGGCGGTTTCCCGTCTTCGCAGACCTATCTGGAGGTGAAGATGCTCGAAACGGCGATGGCCGTCGAGAACGGCGCGGACGAGATCGACGTGGTTATCAGCCTCGGCGAGATGCTCAGCGGGGAGTACGACCTGATGGGAAACGAGATCGAGACGCTCCGCAACGAGGTGGGCGACGACGTCGTGCTGAAGGTGATTCTCGAATCGGGCGTGCTGGCCCGGCCCGAGCTGATTCACCGGGCAGCCGTGATAGCGATGGAGGCCGGAGCCGATTTCATCAAGACCTCGACCGGCAAGGCGGCCGTGTCGGCGACGCCCGAGGCGGCTGTCGTGATGTGCCTGGCGATCCGCGAGTTCGCCGAGCGGACGGGACGACGGGTCGGGTTCAAGGCGGCCGGAGGCATTTCGACGCCTCAGGACGCCGTGCTTTATTATACGATCGTCGAGCGGATTCTCGGCCCGCAGTGGCTGACTCCCGCTCTTTTCCGCATCGGAGCGAGCTCGCTGGCTGGCAATCTGCTGAATGCGATCGTCGGCCGCGAGGAGAACTATTTCTGA
- a CDS encoding biotin--[acetyl-CoA-carboxylase] ligase — translation MNDKNRKRVVRRRLEEFASRTGFALGFFDELASTNNEARDARYTNGAVVIAERQSRGRGQRGNSWSSAEGMNLTFSAVLCPAGLRAESQFYLSKAVALSVSDTVDSFGIESRIKWPNDIYVGDGKVAGILIENDLMGACVSRSIAGIGLNVNQTAFDPALPNPTSLALQKGAEFDRSEVFERFYGFLTVRCRQLDGGDYGKLDEDYIARLYRFGERHPFVDGLTGERFRGTIRDVLYGGELRVEKETGEICDYLFKEIEYVHDRDGEVSAK, via the coding sequence ATGAATGACAAGAATCGGAAAAGAGTCGTGAGACGACGATTGGAGGAATTTGCGAGCCGGACGGGCTTTGCCTTGGGCTTTTTCGATGAGCTCGCTTCGACGAATAACGAGGCGCGCGACGCGCGTTACACGAACGGGGCGGTCGTGATCGCCGAGCGGCAGAGCCGCGGACGCGGACAACGGGGCAATTCATGGAGCAGCGCGGAAGGGATGAATCTGACCTTTTCGGCCGTGCTCTGCCCTGCCGGCTTGCGGGCCGAGAGCCAGTTCTATCTGTCGAAGGCCGTCGCGCTGTCCGTTTCGGATACGGTCGATTCGTTCGGAATCGAGTCGAGGATCAAGTGGCCGAACGACATTTATGTCGGAGACGGCAAGGTGGCCGGCATTCTGATCGAGAACGACCTGATGGGTGCCTGCGTATCGCGCTCGATCGCCGGAATCGGGCTCAATGTCAACCAGACCGCGTTCGATCCGGCCCTGCCTAATCCGACCTCGCTGGCCTTGCAGAAGGGCGCGGAGTTCGACCGATCCGAGGTTTTCGAGCGTTTTTACGGTTTTCTGACAGTGCGTTGCAGGCAGCTGGACGGCGGCGATTACGGAAAGCTGGACGAGGATTATATCGCCCGGCTGTACCGCTTCGGAGAGCGGCATCCCTTTGTCGACGGTCTGACCGGCGAGCGTTTCCGGGGAACGATCCGGGACGTGCTTTACGGAGGGGAACTGCGAGTCGAAAAGGAAACGGGGGAGATTTGCGATTATCTGTTCAAGGAGATCGAGTACGTGCACGATCGGGACGGGGAAGTTTCGGCAAAATGA
- a CDS encoding prolyl oligopeptidase family serine peptidase has protein sequence MKHALLPAALLIAAGVLCTNCKTKMKISTLPYPVARMDSTVDDYFGTKVPDPYRWLEDDNSAETAAWVTAENEVTQNYLSQIPFRDKIRNRLTELWNYPKYGVPSKHGDYFFFFENDGLQNQSVLYRQKSLDGPAEVFLDPNKLSDDGTVALSDISFSKDGKYCAYAAASSGSDWVEIRVMDVATRELLPDVIRWVKFSGAVWTRDGFYYSGYDEPKQSEALVAQNRFQKIFFHKLGTEQSADRLIYEDRAHPLRYVSAEVSKDDRHLFVFATEGTSGNEVLWADLSKGAPEFEVLFPGFANDYALVHARDGRAVFYTNEGAPRYRLVQADLNGAEPVLSELLPESELLLEGASVAGGSLFALYLDKAQSAVSQYDLSGKKLRDLKLPGIGAAAGFADNDQEPFTFYSFSEFTRPASIYRYDIATGESSMFKTPDLKFDPDRFTAEQVFFDSKDGTPVSMFLVHRKDMKLDGNNPTYLYGYGGFNISLTPGFTPLSVLLMEQGGIYAMVNLRGGGEYGEKWHRAGMLANKQNVFDDFIAAAEYLIDNKYTSKEKLAIAGGSNGGLLVGACMTQRPDLYAVALPAVGVMDMLRYHLFTCGWGWAVEYGSSDNEEQFGYIYKYSPLHNIHAGACYPATLVTTADHDDRVVPAHSFKFAATLQAAQGCDNPVLIRIETKAGHGAGKPTSKRIDEMTDVLSFMLWNTGTEVE, from the coding sequence ATGAAACATGCTTTGCTTCCCGCCGCACTGCTGATCGCGGCAGGCGTTTTGTGCACGAACTGTAAAACGAAAATGAAAATCTCGACACTGCCTTATCCCGTCGCCCGCATGGACAGCACGGTCGACGACTACTTCGGAACGAAAGTGCCCGATCCGTACCGCTGGCTGGAGGACGACAACTCGGCCGAGACGGCCGCCTGGGTGACGGCCGAAAACGAAGTCACGCAGAACTACCTGTCGCAAATCCCGTTCCGCGACAAGATCCGCAACCGGTTGACCGAGCTCTGGAACTATCCGAAATACGGCGTGCCGAGCAAGCACGGCGACTACTTTTTCTTTTTCGAGAACGACGGGCTGCAAAACCAGAGCGTGCTCTACCGCCAGAAAAGCCTCGACGGTCCGGCCGAGGTATTCCTCGACCCGAACAAGCTGTCGGACGACGGTACGGTCGCGCTGAGCGACATATCGTTCTCGAAGGACGGCAAGTATTGCGCCTATGCGGCCGCCTCGTCCGGTTCGGACTGGGTCGAGATCCGCGTGATGGACGTGGCCACGCGCGAACTGCTGCCCGACGTGATCCGCTGGGTCAAGTTCTCGGGCGCCGTCTGGACCCGGGACGGCTTCTATTACAGCGGCTACGACGAGCCGAAGCAGTCCGAGGCGCTCGTCGCGCAGAACCGCTTCCAGAAAATCTTTTTCCACAAGCTCGGGACCGAGCAGAGCGCCGACCGCCTGATCTACGAGGACCGCGCCCACCCGCTGCGATACGTGAGCGCCGAAGTCAGCAAGGACGACCGGCATCTGTTCGTTTTCGCGACCGAGGGCACGAGCGGCAACGAGGTGCTGTGGGCCGACCTGTCGAAGGGCGCGCCCGAATTCGAGGTACTGTTCCCCGGCTTCGCTAACGACTATGCACTGGTTCACGCGCGCGACGGCCGCGCCGTCTTCTACACGAACGAGGGCGCTCCTCGCTACCGGCTGGTGCAGGCGGACCTCAACGGAGCCGAACCGGTCCTGAGCGAGCTGCTGCCCGAGTCGGAGCTGCTGCTCGAAGGGGCGTCGGTGGCCGGCGGATCGCTGTTCGCGCTCTACCTCGACAAGGCCCAGAGCGCCGTATCGCAATACGACCTCTCGGGCAAAAAGTTGCGCGATTTGAAGCTGCCGGGAATCGGCGCGGCGGCCGGATTCGCGGACAACGACCAGGAGCCATTCACATTCTACTCGTTCTCGGAGTTCACTCGTCCGGCCTCGATCTACCGGTACGACATCGCTACGGGCGAGTCGAGCATGTTCAAAACTCCCGATCTGAAGTTCGATCCTGACCGGTTCACAGCCGAACAGGTCTTCTTCGACAGCAAGGACGGCACGCCCGTCTCGATGTTTCTGGTACACCGCAAGGATATGAAGCTCGACGGCAACAATCCGACCTACCTGTACGGCTACGGCGGATTCAACATCAGCCTGACGCCCGGCTTCACGCCGCTGAGCGTGCTGTTGATGGAACAGGGCGGCATCTATGCCATGGTGAACCTTCGAGGTGGCGGCGAATACGGCGAAAAGTGGCACCGGGCCGGCATGCTCGCCAACAAGCAGAACGTATTCGACGACTTCATCGCGGCGGCCGAGTACCTGATCGACAACAAATACACGTCGAAGGAGAAGCTGGCGATCGCCGGCGGATCGAACGGCGGCCTGCTCGTCGGAGCCTGCATGACCCAGCGGCCCGACCTGTACGCGGTAGCATTGCCGGCCGTAGGCGTGATGGACATGCTGCGCTACCACCTGTTCACCTGCGGCTGGGGCTGGGCCGTGGAGTACGGCAGCAGCGACAACGAGGAGCAGTTCGGCTACATCTATAAGTATTCGCCTCTGCACAACATTCATGCGGGCGCCTGCTATCCGGCTACGCTCGTCACGACGGCCGACCACGACGACCGCGTCGTGCCGGCCCACTCGTTCAAGTTCGCCGCGACGCTCCAGGCCGCTCAGGGCTGCGACAACCCGGTGCTGATCCGCATCGAGACGAAAGCGGGCCACGGAGCCGGCAAGCCGACGTCGAAGCGTATCGACGAAATGACCGACGTACTGTCGTTCATGCTATGGAATACCGGCACGGAAGTGGAATAA
- a CDS encoding outer membrane beta-barrel protein, with the protein MKRILSIVLLLPLVAPARAQSSSDTVAQKREVFVEDRYRDPDRRAGGENQSKFVLRINDFSKKRAGERHNKLFWNDGHWAGIGIHYSGLITNLGKLKLPDHLQCLSQSAKSIGVTLNPVDLTLLKSRRFGLITGLGFEFNNFRFENNIALKYEHGVTVPDFQYEEQRIRLQKSKLFTCYLNVPLLVEFQMGRHNLFYVNAGVVGGWRMGSHTKIKANDPNLNGKFKEHGSMGLRNFHYGYTINIGYDHFALSATYYRPTIFKEKHGPQVQQINIGLTLML; encoded by the coding sequence ATGAAAAGAATTCTGTCGATCGTCCTGCTTCTGCCGCTCGTCGCGCCCGCCCGGGCCCAGTCGTCTTCCGATACCGTCGCGCAGAAGCGCGAAGTTTTCGTCGAGGACCGTTACCGCGATCCGGACCGACGTGCCGGAGGCGAAAACCAAAGCAAGTTCGTGCTGCGCATCAACGATTTCTCGAAAAAACGCGCCGGAGAACGCCACAACAAGCTTTTCTGGAACGACGGACACTGGGCCGGCATAGGAATCCATTACAGCGGGCTGATTACGAACCTCGGCAAGCTGAAGTTGCCCGATCATCTGCAATGTCTTTCGCAGAGCGCCAAGTCGATCGGCGTCACGTTGAATCCGGTCGATCTGACACTGCTCAAGAGCCGCCGTTTCGGTCTGATCACGGGTCTGGGTTTCGAGTTCAACAATTTCCGGTTCGAGAACAACATCGCGTTGAAATACGAGCACGGCGTGACGGTGCCCGACTTTCAGTACGAAGAGCAGCGGATCCGGCTGCAGAAGTCGAAGCTGTTCACCTGTTATCTGAACGTGCCGCTTCTGGTCGAGTTCCAGATGGGGCGGCACAATCTGTTCTATGTCAATGCGGGCGTCGTCGGCGGATGGCGCATGGGCTCCCATACGAAAATCAAGGCGAACGATCCGAACCTCAACGGCAAGTTCAAGGAGCATGGCAGCATGGGGCTGCGCAATTTTCACTACGGCTATACGATCAATATCGGCTACGACCATTTCGCCCTCTCGGCGACTTACTACCGGCCTACGATATTCAAGGAAAAGCACGGTCCGCAGGTCCAGCAGATAAATATCGGCCTGACGCTGATGCTTTAG
- a CDS encoding Na/Pi cotransporter family protein → MDTAALIVTVLGSVCLFLFGMKWMGSALQRLSGGPLRRALRSMTLSPGRSVLSGTLITAVVQSSSVVTVMIVSFVHARLLGLRQAVAMILGANVGTTVTAWLVVLLGFGFDSTSVAMALLIPAFGMSALGRKRTRDAGRMLCGLALLLLAIGIFGSNVASLTGRPAVTDWLAGLSGRGAGTALLFALAGALLTALVQSSSAMTAFTIVLCGGGLIPFEYALAMVLGENVGTTATANLAAVVTSADARRAALSHFLINLFGVLWALPLLPWLALGIADLIVWAGGVSPLTSAVSQPVGLALFHTLFNAVNAMLLFLLVPRLAGLTRRLIRGKGRARQAGSGAVRVPRIPEGELSAYPLRVLLAKRVRAVYGMFSDVRGYFGETDPQRAGERARDFEEHRRQSAEASREAEGMLSAFGELGKALAGAFGAADACAAACGDVLDVLCSKRSEGIWFAPGQRAAAQERMERIDRALLRAVRRAERLADPIAEPEEEQAVGIPVEPSEAWPAWEEEEAPPRSEAVLEKLLARTERLSETVVRLLAGLDGI, encoded by the coding sequence GTGGATACCGCCGCCCTCATAGTCACGGTTCTCGGATCGGTCTGCCTGTTCCTTTTCGGCATGAAATGGATGGGCTCGGCCTTGCAGCGGCTTTCCGGCGGCCCGTTGCGGCGGGCGCTCCGCTCGATGACGCTTTCGCCCGGCCGGAGCGTGCTGTCGGGCACGCTGATTACGGCCGTCGTGCAGTCGTCGAGCGTCGTGACGGTCATGATCGTGAGTTTCGTTCATGCCCGGCTGCTGGGGTTGCGGCAGGCCGTCGCGATGATTCTGGGGGCTAATGTGGGTACGACGGTAACGGCTTGGCTCGTCGTGTTGCTGGGATTCGGATTCGATTCGACGTCGGTCGCTATGGCTTTGTTGATTCCCGCTTTCGGGATGTCGGCGCTGGGGCGGAAACGCACGCGGGATGCGGGGCGTATGCTCTGCGGCCTGGCGCTGCTGTTGCTCGCGATCGGGATTTTCGGCAGCAACGTGGCCTCGCTGACCGGTCGTCCTGCCGTAACCGACTGGTTGGCCGGACTGAGCGGCCGGGGTGCGGGGACGGCTCTGCTGTTCGCTTTGGCCGGCGCTCTGCTGACGGCTCTCGTGCAGTCGTCGAGCGCTATGACCGCTTTCACAATCGTATTGTGCGGCGGCGGACTGATTCCGTTCGAGTACGCGCTGGCCATGGTGTTGGGCGAGAACGTGGGTACGACGGCGACGGCCAATTTGGCCGCGGTCGTCACGTCGGCCGATGCGCGCCGGGCGGCCCTTTCCCATTTTCTGATCAATCTGTTCGGCGTGCTGTGGGCTCTGCCTCTGCTGCCGTGGCTTGCGCTCGGCATAGCGGACCTGATCGTCTGGGCAGGCGGGGTTTCTCCGCTGACGTCGGCCGTTTCCCAGCCCGTAGGACTCGCGCTTTTCCATACGCTGTTCAATGCGGTCAATGCGATGCTGCTGTTTCTGCTGGTTCCTCGGCTCGCCGGACTGACACGCCGGTTGATTCGGGGAAAAGGGCGCGCGCGTCAGGCCGGTTCGGGAGCGGTCCGCGTTCCGAGAATTCCCGAGGGCGAGTTGTCGGCCTATCCGCTGAGGGTATTGCTGGCGAAGCGTGTCCGCGCTGTGTACGGGATGTTTTCGGATGTTCGCGGTTATTTCGGGGAGACCGATCCGCAAAGGGCCGGGGAACGTGCGCGCGATTTCGAGGAACATAGGCGGCAAAGCGCGGAGGCGAGTCGGGAGGCCGAGGGAATGCTGTCCGCCTTCGGGGAGCTGGGCAAGGCGCTGGCCGGGGCTTTCGGTGCGGCCGATGCCTGCGCCGCCGCTTGCGGCGACGTGCTGGATGTGCTTTGCTCCAAACGGTCGGAAGGGATATGGTTCGCACCCGGTCAGCGGGCAGCGGCGCAGGAGAGGATGGAGCGCATAGACCGGGCGCTTTTGCGTGCCGTGCGGCGGGCGGAACGGCTTGCCGATCCGATCGCCGAACCTGAGGAAGAGCAGGCGGTCGGTATTCCGGTCGAGCCGTCCGAGGCATGGCCGGCCTGGGAAGAGGAGGAGGCTCCGCCTCGGTCCGAGGCCGTTCTGGAGAAGCTGCTGGCCCGGACGGAGCGCTTATCCGAAACCGTGGTCCGGCTCCTTGCGGGCTTGGACGGTATCTGA
- a CDS encoding aspartate kinase — MKIYKFGGASVRSAEGVENLARIVAAEPARLLVIVSAMGKTTNALEEVLDRFMRNRSDEAIERFAEIERYHRQIVRSLFADPSSVEARTEKLASEVRELLRSETCREDYDRWYDRIVSYGELLSTVIVSEYLAAQGTPNRWLDMRGLFVTDSRYREATINVDRSARALRRAVDAAPERVLVGQGFIGATPAGRPTTLGREGSDYSAAMAGYLLDAGSVTIWKDVDGILSADPRLFADTMLIPELSYLDAIELAYAGAQVIHPKTIKPLQNKNIPLYVRPFGDPTKPGSVICASPPVPPGVPVRILKGRQVLISIRPKDFSFVLEERLADIFSVFGQYRQKINLIQSSAVNLSLCVDDSRYLERVVDALQTEFRVVYNRDMELLTIRGYDQITYDRYAEAEGVFLVQKTRRTARIVRSASH; from the coding sequence ATCAAAATATACAAGTTCGGAGGCGCTTCGGTCCGCTCGGCCGAAGGAGTCGAGAATTTGGCGCGAATCGTCGCCGCCGAACCCGCACGACTACTGGTTATCGTCTCGGCTATGGGCAAGACGACCAATGCGCTGGAGGAAGTGCTCGACCGGTTCATGCGCAACCGCTCGGACGAAGCGATCGAACGGTTCGCGGAGATCGAACGATACCATCGGCAGATCGTCCGCTCGCTGTTCGCCGATCCCTCTTCCGTCGAGGCACGCACCGAAAAACTCGCCTCGGAGGTTCGGGAACTGCTTCGCAGCGAAACCTGCCGGGAGGATTACGATCGCTGGTACGACCGGATCGTAAGCTACGGCGAACTGCTCTCGACCGTCATCGTCTCGGAATACCTCGCCGCACAAGGCACGCCGAACCGGTGGCTCGACATGCGCGGGCTTTTCGTGACCGACAGCCGCTACCGCGAGGCGACCATCAACGTCGACCGGTCGGCTCGAGCTCTGCGCCGGGCCGTCGACGCAGCCCCCGAACGCGTACTGGTCGGACAGGGATTCATCGGCGCGACGCCGGCGGGCCGCCCGACGACGCTCGGCCGCGAAGGATCGGACTACTCGGCCGCCATGGCCGGCTATCTGCTCGATGCCGGGAGCGTAACGATCTGGAAGGACGTCGACGGCATCCTGAGCGCCGACCCCCGGCTGTTCGCGGACACGATGCTGATTCCCGAACTGTCGTATCTCGACGCGATCGAGCTGGCCTACGCCGGGGCACAGGTGATCCACCCGAAAACGATCAAGCCGCTCCAGAACAAGAATATTCCGCTCTACGTCCGTCCGTTCGGCGATCCGACGAAGCCGGGCAGCGTGATCTGTGCGTCGCCCCCGGTCCCGCCGGGCGTGCCCGTCCGCATTCTCAAAGGCCGTCAGGTCCTGATTTCGATCCGTCCCAAGGATTTTTCGTTCGTGCTGGAAGAACGGCTCGCCGATATTTTTTCGGTATTCGGCCAATACCGACAGAAAATCAACCTGATCCAGAGCTCGGCCGTCAATCTGAGCCTGTGCGTCGACGATTCGCGCTATTTGGAGCGAGTCGTCGATGCGCTCCAAACCGAATTCCGCGTCGTGTACAACCGCGACATGGAATTGCTGACGATTCGGGGCTACGATCAGATAACCTATGACAGATATGCCGAAGCGGAAGGGGTCTTTCTGGTCCAGAAAACGCGCCGCACGGCTCGCATCGTCCGAAGCGCAAGCCATTGA